The genomic DNA GCAAGACCAAGGGCTATCTATACCCCGCCCTGCACGTGAACGAAACAACCTGGGTAGCTACCCATACCAAGGTGCTACAGGCCCAGGCCCTGAAGGAGCTCAAGGAGCTAGGCGAGAAGGGCTACCAGGTAAAAGCTGCCCTGGTCAAGAGCCCCCGGGACACCCTCTGCCCGGAGGCCCTCTTCGAACTCTTTCTGGACGCCAGGGGAGAAGAGGATGAAGAGTTCAGGACCGCAGTGGGCCTGCTCCTGCACTATGCGGCTTTAGGGGGTCACGACCTCGAGGCCCTTCCCGGCTACTGGCACTTCTCCAAGGGCTTCCGTGAGGCGAGAGGCCGAGTAGGCACCAATCCTCGCCGCTGCCGGGAAGACTGCGCCTTTTTCCACACCTGCGCCTTCCAGCACCAGCTGGGTCAGCGCAATGGGGCCCAGATCCGGGTAACCAACCAGGCCTACCTTCTGGCCCACTTATTGCGGGAAGAGGAGGGGGAAGGAGAAGCGGCAGCGGTTCACCTGGTCCTGGACGAGGCCCATCACCTCGAGGACACCGCCACCGAGGCCCTCTCCCTGGTTTTGGATCATGAGGAGTTCGCCCATCAGCTCAACCGGCTGGCCCACCCCAGCAAGGATCGTGGCCTTCTCAAGGATCATCGACGGCTGAGGGAGCTGCCTGAGGAGGAGCAGGACAAGGCCAAAGAGGTCGTTCAGAAGCTGCTTCCCAGGCTGCGTGAGGCCTTGGGCAACTATTCCCGTCATCTGGTGGCCTTTATCAAGAACCGGGGTTCGGGGGATCCGCGCTACGGCCTCAGCCTGGGGCTGAGCGGCGCCTGGAAAAGGCTTGAAGAGTGGCCTCGCATCAATCAAGAAGAACAGCTGCTCATCCATATCCTTAGTGAACTCAAAGCAGCGCTCAGCGCTATCGGACAGGATTCGAGAAGCCTCATGGCCCGCGATCTGGCGCCCCTTCGGGAGTATCTCAAAGAAGCCTTGGATATGCTCTTCGAGCGCCGCCGGGTTCTGGGGCTGGCCAAGGGGGAGCCCGACCCCAACCGGCTCCACCTTTCGGAGTGGGATCCGACCACCGGGAGCTGGCGGCACTTGGCGCAGCCCATTGACGTATCGCGCGCGCTCGAGGCCAAGCTGTGGCCCCGCTTTAAGGGCATAGTTCTCACCAGCGCCACCCTGAGCGTGCCTACCGAGCAAGACCCCGAGGGCTTTGGTCTGCAGAAGCGGGTCCTGGGCTACGTGGCCCGGGAGCGCCAGGCCGATCTGGCAGGCAGGGCGGCTTTCGACCTGGTGGAGCTGTACAAGAGCTTGCCGGGGCCCAAGAAGACACGCCTTCCCCTCCCCAGGGAGGAGATCCAGGCCTTCAAGTCCCTGGTAGAGGAGCTCACGAACATGTCTTAGGGTAGGGGCACATGGCGGGGCCGCCGGACTTGCGCATCAACGCCGATGAGGGAGAGAGCCACAGGATCCGCATAGCCAGGATCCTGGTCTCCCGGGACTTCCCTTACCTCTCGGCCCCCCTCTACCTGGCCGTGCTGGTGGAGACCCCCGAGGTGGAGACCGCCCAGATCAACGAGCGCCTGCACCTCCTCTTCAACCCTAAGTGGACGCGCACCCTGGACGATCGGGAGCTCAAAGGCCTCCTGCTCCACGAGATCTACCACTGGCTCCGGGGCCACACGGGCGCCCGGGGCCAGAAGGCCTATTCCCTGGTTCGGGCGGAGTTGCCTGGGGTCGAAGAGGGGCTGGCCTGGAATCTGGTCAACCTCGCCGCCGATCTGGAGATCAACGACGACATCCCCCACCAGGGTTCAGGGTACGCCCTCCCCCGGGGCGGTGTCCTTCCGGAGAACCTCGGGCTGGAGCCAGGGGGGATCCTGGAGGCCTACGTTAAGGAGCTCCTGAAGCGGCTGGAGGGGGAAGCGGGCCCAGACGAGGATGGAAAAGGCATCGAGGAAGTAGGGAACAACCAAGCAGGAGAGGGCAACGAGGAGGGGGAATGTAACGAAAAGGGTGAGGGTGACGAAGGCCCACCCGGTGAATCCGAGGGCGAGACCGGAGGCGGGACGGCCTTCCGAGAGGGCGGAGAGGGAGAGTCTGCCCCGGGCGGGGGAGAGGGTGAGGGCGGGCGCAACGGAGAGGCGGAAGGGGCAGAGCCCAATGGCGGTGGCCTAAGAGGGCGCCTCAAGGCGCCTTCCTTCCCCCTCGACCTCCGCCCCGCACCGGAAGCCGTGGCAAGGAGGCTGGAGGAGGAGGGCCTCGGGTTGAGACCCGGTCTCAGCGAGGCGGTCCGCCAACAGGTGGCCGTGGAAATCATGCGACACGTTGCCAGCCGAGGGGACGTCCCCGCGAACCTACGCCGCTGGGCGAAGGAGCGGCTCCATCCCAAGGTGAACTGGCGCGCCGTGCTGCGGAACAGCGTGCGGAAGGGCCTGGTCACCCTGAGGCAGCGCCGTTTCCCCTCCTATGCCCTGCGCCACCGAAGGGCGGAGGCCCTTGACCCCTTCTTCCTACCCGGGGCCTACGGGCGTCTGCCCCGGGTGGCCGTGGTGGTGGACACCTCGGGAAGCGTCAGCGACGCCATGCTGGCCCAGGCCCTGGGGGAGCTCAGGGGCGTGCTCCGTTCCGGGGCCCGCGTCACCCTCTACTCCGTGGACGCCGGGGTTCACCACGTCCAGCGGGTCTTTCGGGGCGATCCTGTCGCCCTGTATGGGGGCGGGGGTACGGACATGAGGGTGGGGATCGCCCGGGCCTTGGAGGACGGGCACGAACTCATCGTGGTCCTCACCGACGGGTACACCCCTTGGCCCTCCACGCCTCCAAGGGCACGGGTAGTGGTGGGCCTCCTAGGAGACTGCCCTAATGGGCCACCTTCCTGGGCCAAGGTAGTGCGGATTCCACTCGATGCGGAATGAACCCTTAGCCAAGTGGTCCGAGTCTGAAGCTATGAAACCGCCCAAGTAGCCCGATACTGGA from Meiothermus cerbereus DSM 11376 includes the following:
- a CDS encoding exonuclease domain-containing protein: MSTARDWVALDLEATAPDPAEAHILEIATQDMQGHSRCWYVDTPEPLKPDHEAFRFTGIDFHEYEREKVPRERAFKELLDFLGDRPLLGHNLLRYDLPLLKRALREVGLDLPSTAQPALDTLRLAQLVFPLPPEGLSGYRLGDLYRYFTDEELTGAHRAGADVEATWKVLAGLVLQKLPDGVARAWRELGLIEGELFADTLGQVRDLLATPAWVESVFYDGRPLPHPSGLGSDLLPTRRDAQDAMFQALEGALRNGRRVFLEAPTGTGKTKGYLYPALHVNETTWVATHTKVLQAQALKELKELGEKGYQVKAALVKSPRDTLCPEALFELFLDARGEEDEEFRTAVGLLLHYAALGGHDLEALPGYWHFSKGFREARGRVGTNPRRCREDCAFFHTCAFQHQLGQRNGAQIRVTNQAYLLAHLLREEEGEGEAAAVHLVLDEAHHLEDTATEALSLVLDHEEFAHQLNRLAHPSKDRGLLKDHRRLRELPEEEQDKAKEVVQKLLPRLREALGNYSRHLVAFIKNRGSGDPRYGLSLGLSGAWKRLEEWPRINQEEQLLIHILSELKAALSAIGQDSRSLMARDLAPLREYLKEALDMLFERRRVLGLAKGEPDPNRLHLSEWDPTTGSWRHLAQPIDVSRALEAKLWPRFKGIVLTSATLSVPTEQDPEGFGLQKRVLGYVARERQADLAGRAAFDLVELYKSLPGPKKTRLPLPREEIQAFKSLVEELTNMS
- a CDS encoding vWA domain-containing protein, which translates into the protein MRINADEGESHRIRIARILVSRDFPYLSAPLYLAVLVETPEVETAQINERLHLLFNPKWTRTLDDRELKGLLLHEIYHWLRGHTGARGQKAYSLVRAELPGVEEGLAWNLVNLAADLEINDDIPHQGSGYALPRGGVLPENLGLEPGGILEAYVKELLKRLEGEAGPDEDGKGIEEVGNNQAGEGNEEGECNEKGEGDEGPPGESEGETGGGTAFREGGEGESAPGGGEGEGGRNGEAEGAEPNGGGLRGRLKAPSFPLDLRPAPEAVARRLEEEGLGLRPGLSEAVRQQVAVEIMRHVASRGDVPANLRRWAKERLHPKVNWRAVLRNSVRKGLVTLRQRRFPSYALRHRRAEALDPFFLPGAYGRLPRVAVVVDTSGSVSDAMLAQALGELRGVLRSGARVTLYSVDAGVHHVQRVFRGDPVALYGGGGTDMRVGIARALEDGHELIVVLTDGYTPWPSTPPRARVVVGLLGDCPNGPPSWAKVVRIPLDAE